Proteins encoded within one genomic window of Prochlorococcus marinus str. MIT 9515:
- the pyrC gene encoding dihydroorotase, with protein MKDLTILKPDDWHLHLREGIVLKNIIKFSSEFFGRAIVMPNTKNPITSINKCISYKKSISEGLPENSKFEPLMTIYLTDETIKDELIEGFKNDVFFAAKLYPANATTNSSQGVKKIENLYEIFEVMEELGMPLLIHGEVTDPKVDIFDREVVFIDKELLPLIQRFPKLKIVLEHITTSYAVSFVQENNLGATITPHHLHINRNAMFFGGLNSDFYCLPVAKRENNRIALRKAATSGKKCFFLGTDSAPHLRQWKAFCGCAGIFNSPVAIESYIQVFDEEDSLDQFEKFASLNGPNFYNLPVNKEKIRLVSKSNEIPKFIEVIDNNKVVGQIKPFHAGEILNWQVEGIVN; from the coding sequence TTGAAAGATTTAACTATATTAAAGCCTGATGATTGGCATTTACATTTAAGAGAGGGAATTGTTTTAAAAAATATAATTAAGTTTAGCTCCGAGTTTTTTGGCAGAGCTATTGTGATGCCAAATACCAAAAACCCAATAACATCTATAAATAAATGTATATCTTATAAAAAATCTATTTCTGAAGGATTACCTGAAAATTCAAAGTTTGAGCCATTAATGACGATATATCTTACGGATGAAACAATAAAAGATGAATTAATAGAAGGATTTAAAAATGATGTTTTCTTCGCAGCTAAATTATATCCTGCTAATGCGACAACAAACTCCAGTCAGGGCGTAAAAAAAATAGAAAATCTTTATGAAATTTTTGAAGTTATGGAAGAACTTGGAATGCCTCTTTTAATCCATGGAGAAGTGACTGATCCTAAAGTTGATATTTTTGATAGGGAAGTGGTTTTTATAGATAAAGAACTTTTACCTCTAATACAAAGATTTCCAAAGTTAAAGATTGTTTTAGAACACATAACCACCTCTTATGCTGTTTCTTTTGTCCAAGAGAATAATTTAGGCGCTACTATTACACCACATCATTTACATATAAATAGGAATGCAATGTTCTTTGGAGGATTAAATAGTGACTTTTACTGTCTACCAGTCGCTAAAAGGGAAAATAATAGAATTGCTTTAAGGAAAGCTGCTACTAGTGGAAAAAAATGTTTTTTCTTAGGCACAGATTCTGCCCCCCATTTGAGACAGTGGAAAGCTTTTTGCGGTTGTGCAGGTATTTTTAATTCACCAGTTGCAATAGAAAGCTACATCCAAGTTTTTGATGAGGAGGATTCACTGGATCAATTCGAAAAATTTGCAAGCTTGAATGGTCCTAATTTTTATAATTTGCCTGTAAATAAAGAAAAAATAAGATTAGTATCTAAATCAAATGAAATCCCAAAATTTATTGAAGTAATTGATAATAATAAGGTTGTTGGGCAAATAAAACCATTTCATGCAGGTGAAATACTAAACTGGCAAGTTGAAGGGATTGTGAATTAA
- the trpA gene encoding tryptophan synthase subunit alpha gives MKENKKPQFTKNETLSKINEKFLELKKSKKLALMPFIMAGDPNIEKTSEILLKLQEKGADLIELGIPYSDPLADGPIIQFSASRALKSGTTSIKVIQLLESLKDKLRIPVILFTYFNPILNFGLENFCDLASKAGVAGLIIPDLPLEEASKFSEIISSYFIDLILLVAPTTPFERMKMISNKTKGFTYLVSVTGVTGERSKMGNRVESLITKLKEISINPVAVGFGISAPEHVNRVSKWGADGVIIGSAFVKRISNSNEREVVNEVGNFCEEMRKAADQ, from the coding sequence ATGAAAGAAAACAAGAAACCTCAATTTACTAAAAATGAAACTTTATCAAAAATAAATGAGAAGTTTTTGGAATTAAAGAAAAGTAAAAAATTAGCCTTGATGCCTTTTATAATGGCTGGTGATCCAAATATTGAAAAAACATCAGAGATTTTATTAAAGTTGCAAGAAAAGGGTGCAGATCTTATTGAATTGGGAATCCCTTATAGTGACCCTCTTGCAGATGGACCGATTATACAATTTTCAGCATCTAGGGCTTTAAAATCAGGAACTACTTCCATAAAGGTTATTCAGTTATTAGAGTCGCTTAAAGATAAGTTACGTATTCCAGTTATACTTTTTACTTATTTTAATCCTATCTTAAATTTTGGACTTGAGAATTTTTGTGATTTAGCATCCAAAGCAGGTGTTGCAGGATTGATAATTCCTGATCTTCCCTTAGAAGAAGCCTCTAAATTTTCGGAAATTATTAGTTCTTATTTTATTGATTTAATATTATTAGTTGCCCCTACTACACCCTTTGAAAGAATGAAAATGATATCTAACAAAACAAAAGGGTTTACTTATCTTGTAAGCGTAACAGGAGTAACAGGAGAAAGAAGCAAAATGGGAAATAGAGTAGAAAGTCTTATTACTAAATTAAAAGAAATAAGCATTAATCCAGTAGCAGTTGGTTTTGGAATATCCGCTCCTGAACATGTTAATAGAGTCAGTAAATGGGGGGCAGATGGAGTAATTATTGGAAGCGCATTTGTTAAAAGAATTTCTAATAGTAATGAAAGAGAAGTTGTAAATGAAGTAGGAAACTTTTGCGAAGAAATGCGTAAAGCAGCTGATCAATAA
- a CDS encoding YkvA family protein, with protein MNESNTKEKEKIYDAEVIESSSLDENIIIKILIKAGRTIAKPALEVLEMALDPFTPTQVRVSLMAALAYLIMPFDLFPDFMPLVGFSDDFVALTAVLSIWSKYMTPSIRIRAERKLNKLFPFLK; from the coding sequence ATGAATGAGTCCAATACAAAAGAAAAGGAAAAAATATATGATGCAGAGGTTATTGAAAGTTCATCTTTGGATGAAAATATCATCATAAAAATCCTAATAAAGGCTGGGAGGACAATTGCAAAGCCTGCCTTAGAAGTTTTAGAAATGGCCCTTGATCCTTTTACTCCAACTCAAGTAAGAGTTTCCTTAATGGCTGCATTAGCTTATTTAATAATGCCTTTTGATCTATTCCCTGACTTTATGCCTTTAGTAGGTTTTAGCGATGACTTTGTTGCACTCACTGCAGTCTTAAGTATTTGGAGTAAGTATATGACTCCTTCAATAAGAATTAGAGCAGAAAGGAAACTTAATAAGTTATTCCCTTTCTTGAAATGA
- a CDS encoding AbrB family transcriptional regulator, with amino-acid sequence MLTGSDLLAKVKELGDVSKSDLVRACGYVSTKKNGTERLNFTAFYEALLEAKGINLGDAGVAGIGKGGRKLSYIATVQGNGNLLIGKAYTALLDLKAGDEFEIKLGRKQIRLLPAD; translated from the coding sequence ATGCTCACTGGTAGCGATCTTCTAGCTAAAGTTAAAGAACTTGGTGATGTTAGCAAGTCAGATCTTGTTCGTGCCTGTGGATATGTTTCCACAAAAAAGAATGGAACAGAACGTCTAAATTTCACCGCCTTTTACGAAGCACTGCTTGAAGCAAAAGGTATTAACCTAGGTGATGCTGGAGTTGCAGGAATAGGAAAGGGTGGTAGAAAATTAAGTTACATAGCAACAGTCCAAGGTAATGGAAATCTTTTAATTGGGAAAGCATATACAGCACTCTTAGACTTGAAAGCAGGAGATGAGTTTGAAATTAAGCTGGGGAGAAAGCAAATAAGATTATTACCAGCTGACTAA
- a CDS encoding DUF3007 family protein — protein MTKGKVVQIGLLISLLGILIFKLLPQFGIDNLTSSTISNFILILIVITWVTSYILRVVNGKMTFMEQRKRYRKEYEKIVNDKLENKFNSLPKEEQEKLMEDLEKNL, from the coding sequence TTGACTAAAGGTAAGGTTGTACAAATAGGTTTATTGATCTCTTTGTTAGGTATATTAATTTTTAAATTATTACCCCAATTTGGGATAGATAATCTTACCTCAAGTACTATCTCAAACTTTATCTTGATTTTGATTGTAATAACATGGGTAACATCTTACATTTTAAGAGTTGTAAACGGAAAAATGACTTTTATGGAACAAAGAAAGCGTTACAGAAAAGAATATGAAAAAATTGTGAATGATAAACTTGAAAATAAATTCAACTCATTACCAAAAGAAGAGCAGGAGAAACTAATGGAAGATTTAGAAAAAAATCTATAA
- a CDS encoding PspC domain-containing protein — MSSIIRAKKGSWFLGVCKGLEKSNRGNVFFWRLVFFISACFTFGIPILIYLGLAVIFPIEKAE; from the coding sequence ATGTCAAGCATTATCAGAGCAAAAAAAGGTTCTTGGTTTTTAGGCGTTTGCAAAGGTCTAGAAAAATCTAATAGAGGAAATGTTTTTTTCTGGCGATTAGTTTTTTTCATCTCTGCATGTTTCACCTTTGGCATTCCAATTTTGATATATCTTGGATTGGCTGTTATTTTTCCTATTGAAAAAGCAGAATAG
- the hisIE gene encoding bifunctional phosphoribosyl-AMP cyclohydrolase/phosphoribosyl-ATP diphosphatase HisIE has product MAYSTNFSIEDLHFDNNGLIPAIAQDWLDGSILMFAWMNKESLNKTLQTKNVHYWSRSRSEIWRKGATSGSTQILKEIRFDCDNDALLLSIEQNGSGACHTGEKSCFFNKIDNNFINKKEKRKKPLSNVCSELFNTLNERSINPSEKSYTNLLLTKGSNTILKKIGEETAEFIMACKDNDKNSISNEAADIIYHLQVALLYKGVEWRDVLNILESRRKKR; this is encoded by the coding sequence ATGGCTTATTCAACTAATTTTTCGATAGAAGATCTTCACTTTGACAATAATGGATTAATCCCTGCAATAGCGCAAGATTGGTTAGACGGTTCAATTCTTATGTTTGCTTGGATGAATAAAGAATCTTTAAACAAAACACTTCAGACAAAAAATGTCCATTACTGGAGCCGATCAAGATCTGAAATTTGGAGAAAAGGCGCAACAAGCGGTAGTACCCAAATTCTTAAAGAAATTAGATTTGATTGTGATAATGATGCACTTCTTCTCTCTATAGAGCAAAATGGCTCCGGAGCATGCCATACAGGTGAAAAAAGTTGTTTTTTCAACAAAATAGATAATAATTTTATTAATAAAAAAGAAAAGAGAAAGAAGCCTTTGTCTAATGTTTGTTCAGAATTATTTAATACTCTTAATGAAAGATCAATTAATCCTTCTGAAAAAAGTTACACCAATCTTTTATTAACAAAAGGTAGTAATACTATCTTAAAAAAAATAGGAGAAGAAACTGCTGAATTTATAATGGCTTGCAAAGATAATGACAAAAATTCAATCTCAAATGAAGCTGCAGATATAATATATCATCTCCAAGTTGCTTTGCTGTATAAGGGGGTTGAGTGGAGAGATGTGCTAAATATTCTTGAATCAAGAAGAAAAAAAAGATAA
- a CDS encoding 6-carboxytetrahydropterin synthase: MNIHSSKFSCSKSYEDFPCSHRQWRHEGHCRFVHGYSRSFTFWFVAKELDVNGFVVDFSGLKPLEIKLKEQFDHTFLVNKDDPLLNYWKKLHDLEALNLRIMDNVGMEFSSKIVWQWANEFLKEKDKGRTCCWKAESKENKSNSANYEELPEWF, translated from the coding sequence ATGAATATTCATTCTTCGAAATTTTCTTGCTCTAAAAGTTATGAGGATTTTCCCTGTTCTCATAGGCAATGGCGTCATGAAGGACACTGTAGGTTTGTGCATGGCTATTCGAGATCATTTACTTTTTGGTTTGTTGCAAAAGAATTAGATGTGAATGGTTTTGTTGTTGATTTTTCTGGATTAAAACCTCTTGAAATAAAACTAAAAGAACAATTTGATCATACATTTCTAGTTAATAAAGATGATCCTTTATTAAATTACTGGAAAAAGTTACATGATTTAGAAGCTTTAAATTTGAGGATTATGGATAATGTGGGAATGGAGTTCTCTTCTAAGATCGTATGGCAATGGGCAAATGAATTCTTAAAGGAAAAAGATAAAGGAAGAACTTGCTGCTGGAAAGCAGAATCAAAAGAAAATAAATCTAATTCTGCTAATTATGAAGAATTGCCAGAGTGGTTCTAA
- a CDS encoding sigma-70 family RNA polymerase sigma factor encodes MSSLSDFLGEIGRHQLLTPEKELTMGRKVQEMVVLINRCQTAGGKGSACEYSEVEKKKIKIGEKAKNAMITANLRLVVNLAKRYQGKGLELLDLIQEGTLGLTRAVEKYDPSRGHRFSTYAYWWIRQGLNRALSTQSRTIRIPVNINEKLTKLRAAKSKLMQLKGFPPTSFELAEEMKITKEEIDELLSCELRSITVSLQGTVKSKSDPSELVDILPSDQTPPMELAELAERTASAWTLLDKANLTEKERKIVSLRFGLDGSNEWKTLAEVARHMSCSREYCRQVVQRALRKLRKAGIQNGLVDSVS; translated from the coding sequence GTGAGTTCATTAAGCGATTTTCTTGGAGAAATAGGTCGTCATCAACTTTTGACACCCGAGAAGGAACTCACTATGGGAAGAAAAGTCCAAGAAATGGTTGTGTTAATTAACAGATGTCAAACTGCGGGAGGCAAAGGCTCTGCTTGTGAATATTCTGAAGTTGAAAAAAAGAAAATCAAAATTGGTGAAAAGGCTAAGAATGCGATGATTACAGCAAATCTTAGATTAGTGGTAAATCTTGCGAAAAGATATCAAGGGAAGGGTTTAGAGTTATTAGACTTAATTCAAGAGGGTACTCTTGGTCTTACAAGAGCTGTAGAAAAATACGATCCTTCAAGAGGTCATAGATTCTCCACTTATGCTTACTGGTGGATAAGGCAGGGATTGAATAGGGCTTTATCAACTCAAAGCAGAACCATAAGAATACCCGTAAATATAAATGAAAAACTAACAAAATTAAGAGCAGCAAAATCTAAGCTAATGCAACTTAAAGGTTTTCCTCCAACTAGCTTTGAGCTGGCAGAAGAGATGAAAATTACTAAAGAAGAAATTGATGAACTACTTTCTTGTGAGTTAAGAAGCATCACAGTTAGTCTTCAAGGCACTGTCAAGTCCAAGTCAGACCCATCTGAATTGGTTGATATTCTTCCAAGTGATCAAACCCCTCCAATGGAATTAGCAGAACTTGCAGAGAGAACAGCCTCTGCTTGGACACTATTAGATAAAGCCAACCTTACTGAAAAAGAAAGAAAAATAGTAAGTTTAAGATTTGGATTAGATGGCTCTAATGAATGGAAAACTTTAGCTGAAGTTGCAAGACATATGAGTTGTAGTAGAGAGTATTGTAGACAAGTTGTACAAAGAGCCTTGAGAAAGCTTAGAAAAGCCGGAATTCAGAATGGACTTGTAGATAGTGTTAGCTAA
- a CDS encoding NAD(P)H-quinone oxidoreductase subunit L, whose amino-acid sequence MESILNNSVITFVAYVGIISIYLFVIPLILFYWMNNRWNVMGKLERLGVYGLVFLFFPGLILFSPFLNLRLRGNNEG is encoded by the coding sequence ATGGAAAGCATTCTTAATAATTCAGTTATTACTTTTGTTGCTTACGTGGGTATTATTTCTATTTATTTATTTGTTATCCCTTTAATACTTTTTTACTGGATGAATAATAGATGGAACGTTATGGGTAAATTAGAGAGATTAGGAGTTTATGGATTAGTTTTTCTTTTCTTCCCAGGCTTGATTTTATTCTCTCCATTTTTAAATCTTAGATTAAGAGGAAATAACGAAGGGTGA
- a CDS encoding glutathione S-transferase, with the protein MNKVLSWADLSKFEIDDIDRVNGINNSYSNLRLFGHSEKEVDLTLFRDRHSWCPYCQKIWLWLEFKRIPYKVKKINMYCYGQKEKWYLNKVSSGKLPAIDLNGEIITESDNIISLLENEYGTLGSSLLSNDIREARILEREIFRSWCNWLCRKSFSYLDESFSKNKFKESIQKFEKILSSSKTGFIDSQINDSDKIEPGTGDIIFIPYIERMNASLSYYKGFNLRNNYPHIDRWLSLLENLSPYRGTQGDFHTHSHDLPPQMGGCFKDVNDQQILLSNLIDVGEGLGKSEFNQAVDLDYYAKFALKRVLKHKDNIINANPYEKDLFDQSLRSALTYMITSEINKVPDKAVMSINYLKNRISVPRDMPVISARLLRQSLNKIGSPNVNSKTDKIPVTHRYDQDPSKFKLNQRS; encoded by the coding sequence ATGAATAAAGTTTTGAGTTGGGCAGATTTAAGTAAATTTGAAATTGATGATATTGATAGAGTTAATGGGATAAATAATTCTTACTCTAATTTAAGATTATTTGGTCATAGTGAAAAAGAAGTTGATCTTACTTTATTTAGAGATAGACATTCATGGTGCCCCTACTGCCAAAAGATATGGTTATGGCTTGAATTTAAGAGGATTCCATACAAAGTTAAAAAAATAAATATGTATTGTTATGGTCAAAAAGAAAAATGGTATCTCAACAAAGTAAGTTCAGGTAAATTACCTGCAATAGACTTGAATGGGGAAATAATAACAGAAAGTGATAACATCATATCTCTTTTAGAAAATGAATATGGAACACTTGGTTCATCGCTCCTTTCAAATGATATTCGTGAAGCAAGAATTTTAGAAAGAGAAATTTTTAGATCATGGTGTAATTGGCTTTGCAGAAAAAGCTTTAGTTATCTAGATGAATCCTTTAGTAAAAATAAATTTAAGGAATCTATTCAAAAATTTGAAAAAATATTAAGTTCATCCAAAACAGGATTCATTGATTCACAAATAAATGATTCAGATAAAATAGAGCCAGGGACTGGAGATATTATTTTTATTCCCTATATAGAAAGAATGAACGCTTCTCTAAGCTATTACAAAGGATTCAATTTAAGGAATAATTACCCTCACATTGATAGATGGCTTTCTCTCCTCGAAAATCTGTCTCCCTATAGAGGTACTCAAGGGGATTTTCATACACATTCTCATGATCTACCTCCTCAAATGGGCGGCTGCTTTAAGGATGTTAATGATCAACAAATTTTATTATCTAATCTAATAGATGTTGGAGAAGGGCTTGGGAAATCAGAATTTAATCAGGCTGTTGACTTAGATTATTACGCTAAATTTGCCCTCAAAAGAGTCTTGAAACATAAAGATAATATTATCAATGCAAATCCTTATGAAAAAGACTTATTTGATCAATCATTAAGATCTGCTCTTACATATATGATTACCTCTGAAATTAATAAAGTTCCTGACAAAGCTGTCATGTCTATCAACTACCTAAAAAATAGAATTTCAGTCCCAAGAGACATGCCTGTCATTTCTGCAAGATTATTGAGGCAATCATTAA
- a CDS encoding YciI family protein has translation MEKFIVFGKYCEDAINKREPFRKQHLKRLGNLKDRNILVTLGPTKCTKYLFGIFNANDKNELRELIEKDIYWQKGIWISIDIYPWIQAF, from the coding sequence ATGGAAAAATTTATAGTTTTTGGTAAGTACTGTGAGGATGCAATTAATAAAAGGGAACCATTTCGCAAACAACATCTTAAGCGACTTGGGAATTTAAAAGATAGAAATATTTTAGTTACTTTAGGACCTACTAAATGTACAAAATATTTATTTGGGATATTTAATGCTAATGATAAAAATGAATTAAGAGAATTAATAGAGAAAGATATTTATTGGCAAAAAGGTATATGGATTTCAATTGATATTTATCCATGGATACAGGCATTCTAA
- a CDS encoding calcium/sodium antiporter, whose translation MSEFILPIMEILIGIILLFAGGELFIQGAISLSLILGIPQIVIGLTVVSLGTSSPELLVSLNSIFKGSDSLAASNVIGSNIFNVLVVLGISSLITPLKVKSRIVRRDVPLLIAISCAVWAMSSTGLLTWQAGIFLIFCLTLNTIWEINTIQENEEETKKAEPEIEESQGRERSKFNIIFKLISGILLLSFGSNTLVNGSQSLATLLGVNEIIIGLTIVATGTSLPELVTSIIAALKGKTDLAIGNVIGSNLLNQLLILGSCSIFSGLKGLTIDQSLIKVDLPFMVLTTFACLPIFWTKGKISRIEGFILLNLYIFYIMDKLLFLKEFNNLYQLRVCIFIYFSLFTVYLFTQEKLKTSRR comes from the coding sequence ATGAGTGAATTTATATTGCCAATAATGGAGATATTAATAGGAATAATATTACTTTTTGCCGGTGGAGAATTATTCATTCAAGGGGCGATTTCTTTATCCTTAATTTTAGGTATACCTCAAATTGTAATAGGTTTAACTGTTGTTTCTTTAGGGACAAGTTCTCCTGAATTATTAGTAAGTTTAAATTCAATCTTCAAAGGGAGTGACTCTCTAGCAGCAAGTAATGTAATTGGAAGCAATATTTTTAATGTTCTTGTTGTATTAGGAATAAGCTCATTGATAACACCTTTAAAAGTAAAAAGCAGAATTGTAAGAAGAGATGTCCCTCTTCTAATAGCTATTTCATGTGCAGTTTGGGCAATGTCATCAACAGGTCTATTAACTTGGCAGGCAGGGATTTTTTTAATATTTTGTTTAACTTTAAATACAATTTGGGAAATAAATACAATACAAGAGAATGAAGAGGAGACAAAAAAGGCTGAGCCTGAGATTGAGGAATCTCAAGGAAGAGAGAGAAGCAAATTCAACATTATTTTTAAATTGATATCTGGAATTCTTCTTCTAAGTTTTGGTTCAAATACTTTAGTAAATGGTTCTCAATCTTTAGCAACTCTATTAGGCGTAAATGAAATAATTATTGGTCTCACGATAGTTGCTACGGGAACCTCACTGCCTGAACTCGTTACTTCCATAATTGCAGCATTAAAAGGTAAAACAGATCTTGCTATTGGTAACGTCATTGGAAGTAATTTACTCAATCAGCTTCTTATACTGGGAAGTTGCAGTATTTTTTCCGGATTAAAAGGTCTAACAATTGATCAAAGCCTTATAAAAGTTGACCTACCATTCATGGTTTTGACTACTTTTGCGTGCCTTCCAATTTTTTGGACAAAAGGTAAGATTTCTAGAATTGAAGGCTTTATACTTTTGAATCTTTATATTTTTTACATCATGGATAAGTTATTGTTCTTGAAAGAATTTAACAATCTCTATCAATTGAGGGTGTGTATTTTTATTTATTTTTCTTTATTCACAGTATATCTTTTTACACAAGAAAAGTTAAAAACATCTAGAAGATAA
- the gorA gene encoding glutathione-disulfide reductase: protein MEFEFDLIVVGAGSGGLAAAKRAASYGAKVAIIEVNKIGGTCVLRGCVPKKLMVYAANNRRNMVSAEGYGLINKEITFNSSVLLKNVREEVSRLSHIHSNSLKKLNVTVFEGLGRFKNQNTVEVVCPKTRNILRKVSANKVLISVGGKPKKLEIPGVDLAWSSDDIFELQDFPKTLLIVGGGYIACEFASIFKNLGTEVIQIIRGQNLLSGFDKDLSECLKKSMTSLGIDLKFNNQLKSIKKIKGKLQSTLVSGSKFLTNNILIATGREPALKELHLDTLNLKMDGIYLDVNEVNQTSNSNIFAIGDIIKRPNLTPVAIEQGRVFADNYFADRRRKVNYQNIPKAVFTIPEISTVGLSEEEATEIYSELNIKIFKCSFTPMSNTFKKNKSKCMLKLVVNKKNDKILGCHMFGEAASEIIQMVSVSLNAGITKKDFDNTMALHPTISEEFVTMYG, encoded by the coding sequence TTGGAATTTGAATTTGATTTAATTGTTGTTGGCGCTGGTTCCGGCGGTTTGGCCGCTGCAAAGCGCGCTGCAAGTTATGGAGCAAAAGTTGCAATAATAGAAGTTAATAAGATTGGTGGAACTTGTGTTCTTCGAGGTTGTGTTCCCAAAAAACTGATGGTTTATGCTGCCAATAATAGAAGGAATATGGTTTCTGCTGAAGGGTATGGACTAATAAATAAAGAAATAACTTTTAATTCTAGTGTGTTACTAAAAAACGTTAGAGAAGAAGTATCTAGATTGAGTCACATACATTCAAACTCTTTAAAAAAATTAAACGTGACAGTTTTTGAAGGCTTAGGAAGATTTAAAAATCAAAATACAGTAGAAGTGGTTTGTCCAAAAACAAGAAACATTTTAAGAAAAGTAAGCGCTAATAAAGTTCTTATTTCGGTGGGTGGTAAACCCAAAAAACTAGAAATTCCAGGGGTAGATTTAGCATGGAGTAGTGATGATATTTTTGAATTGCAAGATTTTCCTAAAACATTATTAATAGTTGGTGGAGGCTATATTGCATGTGAATTTGCATCTATTTTTAAAAACTTAGGTACTGAGGTTATACAAATAATTAGAGGTCAGAACTTGCTAAGTGGATTTGACAAAGATTTGTCAGAATGTTTGAAAAAATCAATGACCTCTTTGGGCATAGATTTAAAATTTAATAATCAATTAAAGTCTATAAAAAAAATTAAGGGAAAACTACAGTCGACTTTAGTATCAGGAAGTAAATTTTTAACCAATAATATACTTATTGCAACTGGACGAGAGCCTGCTCTCAAAGAATTGCATTTAGATACTTTAAATCTTAAAATGGATGGTATTTATTTAGATGTTAATGAAGTTAATCAGACAAGTAATTCCAATATATTTGCGATTGGAGATATAATCAAGAGGCCAAATTTAACCCCAGTAGCAATAGAACAAGGGAGGGTTTTCGCCGATAATTATTTTGCTGATCGTAGAAGAAAAGTTAACTATCAAAATATTCCTAAGGCAGTGTTTACTATCCCAGAGATTTCAACCGTTGGACTTAGTGAGGAAGAGGCAACAGAAATTTACTCGGAATTAAATATAAAAATTTTCAAATGTAGTTTTACTCCTATGTCCAACACCTTTAAAAAAAACAAATCTAAATGTATGTTAAAACTTGTGGTCAACAAAAAAAATGATAAGATTTTAGGCTGCCATATGTTTGGTGAAGCAGCATCTGAGATTATTCAAATGGTTTCAGTCTCTTTAAATGCAGGAATAACTAAAAAGGATTTTGATAATACTATGGCTTTGCATCCAACTATTTCAGAGGAATTTGTAACTATGTATGGCTGA